One segment of Clostridium ljungdahlii DSM 13528 DNA contains the following:
- a CDS encoding glycosyltransferase family 4 protein, whose protein sequence is MKKNIVFLSTYPPRACGIATFTADLVKNLKNKFSSNSYKIAAVNDENYKYPKEVSFTLNQFDKKSYIHLANMLNNSDTNLVILEHEYGIYGGDCGEYILDFVNNLNIPFITTFHTILSIPSEKQKLILKTLGNKSQKVITMGKSSIKILMNTYNIPENKIILIPHGVPDIVVEDRNCLKEKLGYKDRSIVSTFGLLSPGKGIEYAIESISKVAQKHPEVLYLVLGQTHPCVKKEQGESYRNKLKNLVSQFDIQNNVKFINKYLTKKEIVQYLTLSDIYMTPYLGKEQAVSGTLAYAAGYGRVIVSTPYRYAQEMLSKNRGLLAKFKDADSLAEAVNFLLDNPLKRRNMEKATMKLGMKMRWPSVAAQYENLFASVIKSSEIATQVV, encoded by the coding sequence TTGAAAAAAAATATAGTATTTTTGAGTACCTATCCGCCACGTGCCTGTGGGATAGCTACTTTTACTGCCGATCTTGTAAAAAATTTGAAAAATAAGTTTTCTTCCAATTCCTATAAAATAGCTGCTGTCAATGATGAAAATTATAAATATCCAAAGGAAGTATCCTTCACCTTAAATCAATTTGACAAAAAATCCTATATTCATCTTGCCAATATGCTAAATAATTCAGATACTAATTTAGTTATATTAGAACATGAATATGGAATATATGGTGGAGACTGCGGAGAATATATATTAGATTTTGTAAATAATTTAAATATTCCATTTATAACTACGTTTCATACCATACTTTCAATACCTTCTGAGAAACAAAAACTTATACTTAAAACTTTAGGTAATAAGAGCCAGAAAGTAATTACTATGGGAAAAAGTTCTATAAAAATTTTGATGAACACATATAATATTCCTGAAAACAAAATCATACTTATTCCTCATGGAGTTCCGGATATTGTTGTAGAAGATAGAAATTGTTTAAAAGAAAAACTAGGATATAAAGATAGAAGCATAGTAAGTACCTTTGGACTTCTAAGTCCTGGAAAAGGTATTGAATATGCTATAGAATCTATCTCTAAAGTAGCCCAAAAGCATCCTGAAGTTCTTTATCTGGTGCTAGGGCAAACTCATCCTTGTGTAAAAAAGGAACAAGGTGAAAGTTATAGAAATAAACTTAAGAATTTAGTATCACAATTTGATATTCAAAACAATGTAAAGTTTATAAACAAATATCTTACAAAAAAAGAAATAGTGCAATACCTAACTTTATCTGATATATACATGACTCCTTATTTAGGTAAAGAACAGGCTGTAAGTGGTACTTTAGCCTATGCAGCAGGCTATGGTAGAGTTATTGTTTCCACTCCTTATAGGTATGCGCAAGAAATGTTAAGCAAAAATAGAGGACTTCTTGCAAAGTTTAAAGATGCAGATTCCCTGGCAGAGGCTGTGAATTTCTTATTGGATAACCCACTTAAGCGGCGTAACATGGAAAAGGCTACCATGAAGTTAGGCATGAAAATGAGATGGCCTTCTGTTGCAGCACAATATGAAAATCTATTTGCTTCTGTTATAAAAAGCAGTGAAATTGCAACTCAGGTGGTGTAA
- a CDS encoding glycosyl transferase: MLTFEEKDSVPLFIMTDDTGMIQHSVFSVPDPNSGYTTDDNARALIVAVMLYEKFKSEKYIKLIFTYTSFLLYAQNKRGTFKNFMAYNRNFIEEEGSEDCFGRCLWSLGYTLQSKIIPSSIKHAVENMILKALPNVKSLSYTHSKAYCLLGLNLIYDELLETSSTFKISKYTVKEDIITLSDSLVENFKCYSSDSWKWFENSLTYGNGIFPWCLLKSSNALNNREYLDIALEALNFLEQQCFKQDYFKPIGNNGWFKRNDSHPCEFDEQPLEACGTALMYMEAYKLLKDTKYLDKAKLCYEWFLGKNSAKKSLVDNFTRGGMDGIMENKMNLNQGAESIIAKILTELLLSKYIDF; encoded by the coding sequence ATGCTTACCTTTGAAGAAAAAGATTCTGTACCCCTTTTTATCATGACTGACGATACTGGAATGATACAGCACAGTGTATTTTCAGTTCCGGATCCAAATTCAGGATACACTACAGATGACAATGCAAGGGCTCTCATTGTAGCTGTAATGCTGTATGAAAAATTCAAAAGTGAAAAGTATATAAAATTAATTTTTACATACACTTCATTTTTGCTCTATGCTCAAAATAAAAGAGGAACTTTTAAAAATTTTATGGCCTACAATAGAAATTTCATTGAAGAGGAAGGCTCTGAAGATTGTTTTGGAAGATGCCTGTGGTCACTAGGGTATACGCTCCAATCAAAAATTATTCCATCCTCTATAAAACATGCAGTTGAAAATATGATATTAAAAGCCTTACCCAATGTAAAGTCACTGTCTTACACTCACAGTAAAGCTTACTGCCTTTTGGGACTAAATTTGATTTACGATGAACTTTTAGAAACCAGTTCTACATTTAAAATTTCAAAGTATACTGTAAAAGAAGATATAATTACGCTCTCAGATTCTCTTGTAGAGAATTTTAAATGTTACAGCAGTGATTCCTGGAAGTGGTTTGAAAATAGTCTCACTTATGGTAATGGCATATTTCCCTGGTGCCTTTTAAAAAGTAGCAATGCATTAAACAATAGGGAGTATCTAGATATTGCCCTAGAAGCTTTAAATTTTTTGGAGCAGCAGTGTTTTAAACAGGATTATTTTAAACCTATAGGAAATAATGGTTGGTTTAAAAGAAATGATTCTCATCCATGCGAATTTGATGAACAGCCTTTAGAGGCCTGCGGAACAGCTCTTATGTATATGGAAGCTTACAAATTACTTAAAGACACAAAATACTTGGATAAAGCAAAATTATGTTATGAATGGTTTTTAGGTAAAAATTCCGCAAAAAAATCACTTGTAGATAACTTTACAAGGGGAGGCATGGATGGAATAATGGAAAATAAAATGAATTTAAATCAAGGAGCTGAAAGCATCATAGCAAAAATACTAACAGAGCTCCTTCTCTCAAAATATATAGACTTCTAA
- a CDS encoding glycerol dehydrogenase → MSRIIISTGKYVQGNGELKNISNYVENLGDSFFIIASENGIKRTRDAIEESFKGKDSLLAFEAFNGECSKNEIDRLCKKLKENKNNVVIGIGGGKIFDTAKAVAYYAKVPVVIVPTIAATDAPCSALSVIYTDEGVFSEYLALPKNPDLVLVDSSIVAKAPVRLLVSGMGDALATYFEARACVRSGAVTMSGGKATKAAFALSKLCYDTLLEDGLKAKMAVINKVPTKAVENIIEANTYLSGVGFESSGLAAAHAIHNGFTALEECHGLYHGEKVAFGALVQLVLENSPMEEIEEVIDFCLQVGLPITLNDLGIKKVNNEDIMKVAEISCAENDTMHNMPFEVTKEDVYSAILAADELGKQYK, encoded by the coding sequence ATGTCAAGAATTATTATTTCTACAGGAAAATATGTACAGGGAAACGGTGAGCTTAAAAATATATCTAACTACGTTGAAAATCTTGGAGATAGTTTTTTTATCATAGCTAGTGAAAATGGAATTAAGAGAACAAGAGATGCAATAGAAGAAAGTTTTAAAGGAAAAGATTCTTTGTTAGCATTTGAAGCTTTTAATGGAGAATGTTCCAAAAATGAAATAGATAGACTGTGTAAAAAGTTAAAAGAAAATAAAAATAATGTTGTAATTGGCATAGGAGGAGGAAAGATATTTGATACAGCAAAAGCTGTAGCATATTATGCCAAAGTCCCAGTTGTAATAGTTCCAACTATAGCAGCAACAGATGCTCCATGTAGTGCACTTTCTGTAATATATACAGATGAAGGTGTATTTAGTGAATATCTGGCACTTCCTAAAAATCCAGATCTTGTACTTGTAGATTCATCTATAGTTGCAAAAGCACCTGTAAGGCTTTTAGTTTCAGGTATGGGAGATGCATTAGCTACTTATTTTGAGGCAAGAGCTTGTGTCAGATCAGGGGCTGTTACTATGTCAGGCGGAAAGGCTACAAAAGCTGCTTTTGCACTTTCAAAGTTATGCTATGATACGCTTTTAGAAGATGGTCTCAAAGCTAAAATGGCGGTTATAAATAAAGTCCCAACTAAAGCTGTAGAAAATATAATTGAGGCAAATACTTATTTAAGTGGAGTTGGATTTGAAAGCAGCGGACTTGCAGCTGCCCATGCTATTCATAATGGATTTACAGCACTTGAGGAATGTCATGGATTATATCATGGAGAAAAAGTTGCTTTTGGAGCTTTAGTTCAATTGGTTCTTGAAAACAGCCCTATGGAAGAAATAGAAGAGGTCATAGACTTTTGTTTGCAAGTTGGTCTTCCAATTACATTAAATGATTTGGGTATTAAGAAGGTAAATAATGAAGATATAATGAAGGTAGCTGAAATTTCCTGTGCTGAAAATGACACTATGCATAATATGCCATTTGAAGTTACAAAGGAGGATGTATATTCTGCTATACTTGCTGCAGATGAATTAGGAAAGCAATATAAATAG
- a CDS encoding SDR family oxidoreductase: MKTAIVTGASSGIGFEIAQRLLNMGYKVYGFGRDFSKVEFDSSNFIREICDITNTNKFFQRIDEIKAKGEIFLLVNNAGVGYFGPHEELNPRKIHEMITVNLEVPMVLCSILMRQLKKNKGVIINISSVTAKEISTYGCAYSATKAGLTHFSESLFSEVRKTGVKIITIHPDMTKSNFYRNANFSEDDSSEDFYISCKDTADVVEWVLREPSNLVVTELTLKPQKHRIKRK, from the coding sequence ATGAAAACTGCAATTGTGACGGGAGCTTCTTCAGGTATAGGATTTGAAATAGCTCAGAGACTATTGAATATGGGTTATAAGGTTTACGGATTTGGTAGAGATTTTTCCAAGGTAGAATTTGATAGTTCTAATTTTATAAGGGAAATCTGTGATATAACAAATACAAATAAATTCTTCCAGAGAATAGATGAAATAAAGGCCAAAGGTGAAATATTTTTACTTGTGAATAATGCCGGAGTAGGATACTTTGGCCCCCATGAAGAATTAAATCCTAGAAAGATACATGAAATGATAACGGTGAATTTAGAAGTACCTATGGTACTCTGTAGTATACTGATGAGGCAGCTTAAGAAAAATAAGGGAGTTATAATAAATATATCATCAGTTACAGCAAAGGAAATAAGCACTTATGGTTGTGCTTATTCTGCTACAAAAGCAGGGTTAACTCATTTTTCTGAAAGTCTTTTTAGTGAAGTGAGAAAAACAGGTGTAAAAATAATAACAATACATCCAGATATGACAAAATCAAATTTCTATAGAAATGCAAATTTCAGTGAAGATGATAGTAGTGAAGACTTTTATATAAGTTGTAAAGATACAGCAGATGTGGTGGAATGGGTACTTAGGGAACCTTCTAACTTGGTAGTAACAGAACTTACTTTAAAACCTCAAAAGCATAGAATAAAGAGAAAGTAG
- a CDS encoding SPL family radical SAM protein, giving the protein MKNLYNSLNLCSFSHIYVEKGVIENENTKRILSKFKKSNVIKINHYKDVFCRHNQDFLVQKKSPKLILARNDGNLIYEGARVCDDFGNEHFYYTSSIMNCLYNCEYCYLQGVYSSANIVLFVNLEDVFKQVECILKKHSVYLCISYDTDLMAFENITGFIRKWIQFAEKHNNLKIEVRTKSSNFKSIEDVVPQDNVILAWTLSPEEICRKYEMSAPSFRPRLNSIKSAVDRGWKVRVCFDPLLYVHNWEKYYKNCVKDTFRAIPEENIQDVSIGVFRIGKDYLKNMEKMNPQSLLLAYPFKIADGTCSYSEEHHKLLVNFVYDLVCKYVKKSKVFVQ; this is encoded by the coding sequence TTGAAAAACTTGTACAACAGCTTGAACTTATGTAGTTTTTCTCATATTTATGTGGAAAAAGGGGTTATTGAAAATGAAAATACAAAGAGGATACTGTCTAAGTTTAAAAAATCCAATGTTATAAAAATAAATCATTATAAAGATGTATTTTGCAGACACAATCAAGATTTTCTGGTGCAAAAAAAGTCTCCTAAACTAATACTTGCACGCAATGATGGAAACTTAATTTATGAAGGTGCAAGGGTATGTGATGATTTTGGAAATGAACATTTTTATTATACTTCATCTATTATGAATTGCTTGTATAATTGCGAGTATTGTTATTTGCAAGGAGTTTATTCTTCGGCAAATATAGTTCTATTTGTGAATTTGGAAGATGTTTTCAAACAGGTGGAGTGTATTCTAAAAAAGCACTCCGTTTATTTATGTATATCTTATGATACGGATCTTATGGCCTTTGAAAATATAACAGGTTTTATTAGAAAATGGATACAGTTTGCAGAAAAACATAATAATTTAAAAATAGAGGTAAGAACTAAAAGTTCCAATTTTAAAAGTATAGAAGATGTGGTGCCGCAGGATAATGTAATACTTGCATGGACTCTTTCACCAGAAGAAATTTGCAGGAAATATGAAATGAGTGCTCCAAGTTTTAGGCCCAGGTTGAATAGTATTAAAAGTGCTGTAGATAGGGGATGGAAGGTGAGAGTTTGCTTTGATCCACTGTTATATGTACATAATTGGGAAAAATATTATAAAAATTGTGTAAAAGATACATTTAGGGCTATTCCGGAAGAAAATATACAGGATGTGAGTATTGGTGTATTTAGAATTGGAAAGGATTATTTAAAGAACATGGAGAAAATGAATCCACAATCGCTATTATTGGCTTATCCATTTAAAATTGCAGATGGAACTTGCAGTTATTCAGAAGAGCATCATAAGCTTTTGGTCAATTTTGTATATGATCTGGTTTGCAAATATGTTAAAAAATCTAAAGTGTTTGTACAATAA
- a CDS encoding protein kinase-like protein, translating into MKKRDGYYIQLDSAAENMLRRANFLGCGHNGIVYLLEDNNRVIKIFKSKYVCRSEYNILQKTSKSKYFPKIYSHGLYYIVRSYAKGERLDYYIKQNGLNEKVAKNIINLIKEFQKLKFTKLDIRCKDLYLCKDSSIKVIDPKNNYSKCCDYPRHLMKGLDKLGVLDEFLEFVKEDYGEVYEDWNYKIKRYLCRGIK; encoded by the coding sequence ATGAAGAAAAGGGATGGATATTATATTCAATTAGATAGCGCAGCTGAAAACATGCTTAGGAGGGCAAATTTTTTAGGATGTGGTCATAATGGAATTGTTTATTTATTAGAAGATAATAATAGAGTGATTAAAATATTTAAAAGCAAATATGTTTGCAGAAGTGAATATAACATATTACAAAAAACTAGTAAGAGCAAGTATTTTCCTAAAATATATTCTCATGGGCTTTATTATATTGTGAGAAGTTATGCAAAAGGGGAGAGACTTGATTACTACATTAAACAAAATGGGTTAAATGAAAAAGTTGCAAAGAACATTATTAATCTTATTAAAGAGTTTCAGAAACTCAAGTTTACTAAACTGGATATAAGGTGTAAGGACTTATATTTATGTAAAGATTCTTCCATAAAAGTAATAGATCCTAAAAATAATTATTCCAAATGCTGCGATTATCCAAGACATTTAATGAAAGGATTAGATAAATTGGGAGTATTAGATGAATTTTTAGAATTTGTAAAAGAAGACTATGGTGAAGTTTATGAAGATTGGAACTATAAAATAAAAAGGTATTTATGCAGGGGGATAAAGTAA
- a CDS encoding MDR family MFS transporter, protein MESKNRNIIIAIMLATFLGAVEGTVVTTAIPTIVKSLNGFELMSWIFSMYLLTSTITTPIYGKLSDLYGRKNTLIVGISIFLLGSFLCGISMNMYSLIAFRALQGIGAGSIFTVTYTIVGDLFAASERAKIQGWVGTVWGVASLLGPFLGGFLIDTLSWHWIFFINIPFGIISIVLLKNNLKENFKKRKVRIDYMGTLVLTTSIVLILYGFLSVGKKSSPDMVLPVICIGVALALMFVFYFVEKKSEEPIMPFEIFTRVNIVVSIIGFLVSASLIAIDVYMPIYIQNVLGFGATISGICIAPMSFTWLISSIVLSKWLTIYKEKSIILICSIILLLSSFILLTFSVGSALPWIILCVSIMGFGFGGTFTIVTIVVQDSVNYDMRGAATASNILLRNLGQTIGVSIFGTIFNLSIIKYFQNIGIKDINPSNLYSSSILNSGVSLQLIKKSLISGLHLLFICVIGINLISFLFGLLFPKKFKIK, encoded by the coding sequence ATGGAGTCAAAAAACAGAAATATAATAATTGCAATAATGCTAGCTACATTTCTTGGTGCTGTAGAAGGAACTGTTGTAACTACGGCTATTCCAACTATTGTGAAAAGCTTAAATGGGTTTGAATTAATGAGCTGGATATTTTCTATGTACTTACTTACTTCTACTATAACTACGCCTATATATGGTAAATTATCAGATTTATATGGAAGAAAAAATACATTAATTGTAGGAATATCAATATTTTTATTAGGAAGCTTTTTATGTGGAATATCTATGAATATGTATTCACTTATAGCTTTTCGTGCTCTTCAAGGAATAGGTGCAGGCTCAATATTTACAGTAACATATACTATAGTTGGAGATTTATTTGCTGCTTCTGAGAGGGCAAAGATTCAAGGATGGGTAGGTACAGTGTGGGGAGTTGCTAGTCTACTTGGCCCTTTCTTAGGAGGATTTCTAATAGATACACTCTCCTGGCACTGGATATTTTTTATAAATATACCTTTTGGAATAATTTCTATAGTGCTTCTTAAAAATAATTTAAAGGAGAATTTTAAGAAGAGGAAAGTAAGAATAGATTATATGGGAACACTGGTTTTAACTACTTCCATAGTGCTTATTTTGTATGGATTTTTAAGTGTCGGGAAAAAAAGTTCGCCTGACATGGTTCTTCCAGTTATATGCATAGGTGTAGCTTTAGCACTTATGTTTGTATTTTATTTTGTGGAAAAAAAGTCGGAGGAGCCTATCATGCCTTTTGAAATATTTACAAGAGTCAACATAGTTGTCAGTATAATAGGCTTTTTAGTATCAGCTTCACTAATTGCAATTGATGTATATATGCCAATTTATATTCAAAATGTACTTGGATTTGGAGCAACTATTTCAGGCATTTGTATTGCTCCTATGTCATTTACCTGGCTTATATCTTCTATAGTTCTTTCAAAATGGCTGACTATATATAAGGAAAAAAGTATAATTTTAATATGTTCCATTATATTGTTGCTTTCTAGTTTCATTTTATTGACTTTTAGTGTAGGTTCAGCATTACCTTGGATTATATTGTGTGTCTCTATAATGGGTTTTGGTTTTGGAGGTACTTTTACAATTGTCACTATAGTGGTGCAGGATTCTGTAAACTATGATATGAGAGGAGCAGCTACGGCATCAAATATTCTTCTTCGAAATTTAGGACAAACCATAGGTGTGAGCATATTCGGTACTATATTTAATTTAAGTATAATAAAGTATTTCCAGAACATAGGAATAAAAGACATAAATCCAAGTAATCTTTATTCTTCATCTATTTTAAATAGTGGTGTTTCACTTCAATTGATAAAGAAATCTTTGATTTCAGGTTTGCATCTTTTATTTATATGCGTTATTGGAATAAATTTGATTTCTTTCTTATTTGGATTACTTTTTCCAAAGAAATTCAAAATAAAGTAA
- a CDS encoding PDDEXK nuclease domain-containing protein, whose product MIEHHNDMDTFFKNLEEDIILFKNKALVNINEYMFMLYWKIGNLILMREKEGCESEFISETVEYLKGKFPGNLCFTEKNLENMARFAEEYNSQDYVSQLSSKISWSCNLILMNKIRNVDKRKEYIDKMWEKDWSVEDLIGEIDKECGIEELDYAELFNAESPEKENIESKSIITSEEKDSEEEKNEEKTKTKSEDSFCFIKDAISKEQGEDLSEGDIKKFSPILKDEYLMDFMDISDEIKEKAFQQHFIKSVVEFFLELNSGFALVGKKHHMELSGGDYYEDLLFYNLKLKCYIAVELKIGKFKPEYLGILTFHLSAMDDSVRDEGDNSSIGIVLCKDGEKLIVQYAFKDVDDPKNAEYMLSENIPEQFEGILPTIKEIGRGIKIKLKD is encoded by the coding sequence ATGATAGAACATCATAATGATATGGATACATTTTTTAAGAACTTAGAGGAAGATATAATTCTTTTTAAAAATAAAGCACTGGTAAATATAAATGAGTATATGTTTATGCTCTACTGGAAGATAGGAAATTTAATTTTAATGAGAGAAAAAGAAGGCTGCGAGTCGGAATTTATAAGTGAAACAGTAGAATATCTTAAAGGTAAGTTCCCAGGTAATCTATGCTTTACAGAAAAGAATTTAGAAAATATGGCTAGATTTGCTGAAGAATATAATTCTCAGGATTATGTAAGTCAATTGTCATCTAAAATAAGCTGGTCGTGTAACTTAATTCTCATGAATAAGATAAGAAATGTTGATAAAAGAAAAGAATACATAGATAAGATGTGGGAAAAAGATTGGTCCGTTGAAGATTTAATAGGGGAGATAGATAAAGAGTGTGGAATTGAGGAATTAGACTATGCAGAACTTTTTAATGCAGAATCCCCTGAAAAAGAAAATATTGAAAGTAAAAGCATTATTACTTCTGAGGAAAAAGACTCTGAAGAAGAAAAGAATGAAGAAAAAACAAAAACAAAATCTGAAGACAGTTTTTGTTTCATAAAGGATGCTATTTCAAAAGAACAGGGAGAAGATCTATCTGAAGGTGATATTAAAAAATTTTCTCCTATACTAAAAGATGAGTATCTCATGGATTTTATGGACATTTCAGATGAAATTAAAGAAAAGGCTTTTCAACAGCATTTTATAAAGAGTGTAGTAGAATTTTTCCTGGAATTGAATTCTGGATTTGCCTTAGTAGGAAAAAAACATCATATGGAACTTTCAGGTGGAGATTATTATGAGGATTTACTTTTTTACAATTTGAAATTAAAATGTTATATAGCTGTTGAACTAAAAATAGGGAAATTTAAACCAGAATATCTTGGAATTTTAACTTTCCATCTTTCTGCCATGGATGACTCAGTAAGAGATGAAGGGGACAACTCATCTATAGGTATAGTTTTATGTAAGGATGGAGAAAAGCTAATTGTACAGTATGCCTTTAAGGATGTAGATGATCCTAAAAATGCAGAATATATGTTAAGTGAAAATATACCAGAGCAATTTGAAGGAATATTACCTACTATAAAGGAAATAGGACGTGGAATTAAGATAAAATTAAAAGATTGA
- a CDS encoding ribonuclease Z has protein sequence MLDLCLLGCGGSMPVPDRYLTSMIASYNGKKLLIDCGEGTQVSLKILGCKIKNIDVILFTHFHADHIAGLPGLLLTIANSGRNMPITIIGPIGLRKVIEGLMVIAPVLPYSINLLELCGKESYFEKIGDFNIDVLPVDHGMPCFAYSIGVDRNRKFDRDKALKNQVPLILWNRLQKGEKIEYGEKIYTPEMVLGDKRSGLKVSYCTDSRPTHELAQFVEKSDVFICEGMYGEDENISKAIQYKHMLFSEAAALAKRAEVGELWLTHFSPSMPKPELYLQNAQSIFEKTVLGKDRYVKSINFKD, from the coding sequence ATGTTGGATTTATGCTTATTAGGATGTGGGGGAAGTATGCCTGTGCCAGATAGGTACCTTACATCTATGATAGCATCTTATAATGGAAAAAAACTACTTATAGATTGTGGTGAGGGAACTCAAGTTAGCTTAAAAATACTTGGATGTAAAATAAAAAATATAGATGTAATTTTATTTACACACTTTCATGCAGACCACATAGCAGGTCTGCCAGGATTGCTTCTTACCATAGCTAATTCTGGCAGAAATATGCCTATCACGATAATTGGACCTATAGGATTAAGAAAAGTAATAGAGGGACTTATGGTAATAGCACCTGTGCTCCCCTATAGCATAAACTTACTTGAACTTTGTGGTAAAGAAAGTTACTTTGAAAAAATAGGAGATTTTAATATAGATGTATTACCTGTAGACCACGGAATGCCATGTTTTGCATATTCCATAGGTGTAGATAGAAATAGAAAATTTGATAGAGACAAAGCTTTAAAAAATCAAGTGCCGTTAATCCTCTGGAACAGACTTCAAAAGGGAGAAAAGATAGAATATGGAGAAAAAATATATACTCCTGAAATGGTACTTGGAGATAAAAGAAGTGGATTAAAAGTGTCTTATTGTACCGATTCAAGACCAACCCATGAATTAGCTCAATTTGTAGAAAAATCTGATGTATTTATATGTGAGGGGATGTATGGAGAAGATGAAAATATTTCAAAGGCCATTCAGTATAAACATATGTTATTTTCAGAAGCAGCTGCTCTTGCCAAAAGGGCGGAAGTGGGAGAATTGTGGCTTACTCATTTTAGTCCTTCTATGCCTAAACCAGAATTGTATCTACAAAATGCCCAAAGTATATTTGAAAAAACAGTGCTTGGAAAAGATAGATATGTAAAAAGTATAAATTTTAAAGATTAG
- a CDS encoding helix-turn-helix domain-containing protein, which translates to MLNGKKIRDIRVSLGYTTLDIQNLAKDTRFQTSISKSYLEELERGDKKNPSLEKVAVIAKILGCKIDDLILSA; encoded by the coding sequence ATGTTAAACGGAAAAAAAATTCGTGATATAAGAGTAAGTTTGGGATATACTACTTTGGATATTCAAAATCTTGCTAAAGATACCAGATTTCAAACTTCAATTTCAAAATCTTATTTGGAAGAATTGGAGAGAGGAGATAAGAAAAATCCAAGCCTTGAAAAAGTTGCAGTGATTGCAAAGATACTTGGCTGTAAAATTGATGATTTAATATTAAGTGCATGA
- a CDS encoding biotin--[acetyl-CoA-carboxylase] ligase: MKHYEVLYLLKENRNDFVSGQLISEKLGVSRTAIWKYIKALKEEGYTIDSSSKKGYKLISSPDILTSEEIKGYLNTKYIGKKIIHYESIGSTNTTAKKLAEQEEENGTIIIAEEQTAGRGRIGRTWSSPKYKSIYFSIILRPNVNPMEVPKITQIIAAAIIEGLKELKIEAKVKWPNDIVIDGKKVCGILTEMSGELNKVNYVIPGIGINVNLNKEDFQEDILNKATSLKIETGSTMDRKVILGTILNKFEPLYEEFVQKGTIESSIEVCKNNSAAIGKNIRIIQNKSERQAKAVDLAEDGRLIVQYENGSFEKLISGEISIRGLDKYI, translated from the coding sequence ATGAAACATTATGAAGTTCTTTACTTACTAAAAGAAAATAGAAATGACTTTGTTTCCGGTCAACTTATAAGTGAGAAATTAGGTGTAAGTCGTACTGCTATATGGAAATATATAAAAGCATTAAAGGAAGAAGGTTATACTATAGACTCTTCCTCTAAAAAAGGATATAAACTTATAAGTTCCCCTGATATACTTACTTCTGAAGAAATTAAGGGCTATTTGAATACAAAATATATAGGCAAAAAAATTATTCATTATGAAAGCATAGGATCTACAAATACCACAGCAAAAAAATTAGCTGAACAGGAAGAAGAAAATGGAACTATAATTATAGCCGAAGAACAAACTGCAGGACGCGGCAGGATCGGCAGAACATGGTCATCTCCTAAATATAAAAGTATATATTTTTCTATAATATTGAGGCCGAATGTAAATCCTATGGAAGTTCCAAAGATAACACAGATAATTGCTGCTGCCATAATAGAAGGATTAAAAGAATTAAAAATAGAGGCTAAAGTAAAATGGCCAAATGATATAGTAATAGATGGTAAAAAGGTTTGCGGTATTTTGACAGAAATGAGCGGTGAGTTAAATAAAGTAAATTATGTAATTCCTGGAATAGGCATAAATGTAAACTTAAACAAAGAAGATTTCCAAGAAGATATTTTAAATAAAGCCACTTCTCTTAAAATAGAAACAGGATCAACTATGGATAGAAAAGTTATCTTAGGTACTATATTAAATAAATTTGAACCTCTATATGAAGAATTCGTTCAAAAAGGGACTATTGAATCCTCTATAGAAGTATGCAAAAATAATTCTGCTGCTATAGGTAAAAATATACGTATAATTCAAAATAAAAGTGAAAGACAGGCAAAAGCAGTAGATCTAGCTGAGGATGGTAGATTAATCGTACAATATGAAAATGGTTCTTTTGAAAAATTAATATCTGGGGAAATTTCTATAAGGGGTTTAGATAAATATATTTAA